The Caballeronia sp. Lep1P3 genome window below encodes:
- a CDS encoding aminopeptidase P N-terminal domain-containing protein codes for MNFLSELASPIAVDVYRNRRERVLAALRAQGGGVAIVSTAPEVMRNRDTDYPFRHDSYFYYLTGFTEPEATLVLNANARDGEPASILFCREKNAERETWEGFRFGPEAARDAFGLDAAHPIAALDEQVPRLIADQPALFYSLGTSAEIDAQVRGWLAAVRAQGRSGVRAPSKALHLLPIIDEMRLVKDAHEVAIMRRAASISAEAHLRAMRACRPGMREYEIEAELLYTFRRHGAQAPAYGSIVAAGANACVLHYPAGNAIARDGDLILIDAACELDGYASDITRTFPASGRFTPAQRELYDIVLAAQAAAIGATRAGASFDAPHQAAVKVLSQGLLDTGIIDKTKVGSVDDVIAERAYMRFYMHRTGHWIGMDVHDAGEYREADGPRDEEGARPWRRLAAGNMLTVEPGLYVRAAEDVPERYWNIGIRIEDDALVTATGCELLTREVPVAADEIEALMRESASN; via the coding sequence ATGAACTTCCTCTCCGAACTCGCCAGCCCCATCGCCGTCGATGTCTATCGCAACCGCCGTGAGCGCGTGCTCGCGGCGTTGCGCGCGCAAGGCGGCGGCGTCGCCATTGTCTCGACGGCGCCCGAAGTCATGCGCAACCGCGACACGGACTATCCGTTTCGCCACGACAGCTACTTCTATTACCTGACAGGCTTCACCGAACCCGAGGCGACGCTCGTGCTGAACGCGAACGCGCGTGACGGCGAGCCCGCGTCCATCCTGTTCTGCCGTGAGAAGAACGCGGAGCGGGAGACGTGGGAAGGCTTTCGCTTCGGCCCCGAAGCCGCGCGCGACGCGTTCGGTCTCGACGCCGCGCATCCGATTGCCGCGCTCGACGAGCAGGTGCCCCGCCTGATCGCGGATCAGCCTGCGCTCTTCTACTCGCTCGGAACGTCGGCCGAAATCGACGCGCAGGTGCGCGGCTGGCTCGCCGCCGTGCGCGCGCAGGGGCGCAGCGGCGTGCGCGCGCCGTCGAAGGCGCTGCATCTGCTGCCGATCATCGACGAGATGCGGCTCGTGAAAGATGCACACGAAGTCGCAATCATGCGGCGCGCCGCGTCTATCTCGGCGGAGGCGCATCTGCGGGCGATGCGCGCGTGCCGCCCCGGCATGCGCGAGTACGAGATCGAAGCCGAGCTGCTGTACACGTTTCGCCGCCACGGCGCGCAAGCGCCCGCGTACGGCTCGATCGTCGCGGCGGGCGCGAATGCGTGCGTGCTGCATTACCCGGCCGGCAACGCGATTGCGCGCGACGGCGACCTCATCCTGATCGACGCCGCGTGCGAACTCGACGGCTACGCGTCCGACATCACGCGCACCTTCCCCGCAAGCGGCCGCTTCACGCCGGCGCAGCGCGAGCTGTACGACATCGTCCTCGCGGCGCAGGCCGCCGCCATCGGCGCCACGCGCGCCGGCGCGAGCTTCGACGCGCCGCATCAGGCAGCGGTCAAGGTGCTGTCGCAAGGCTTGCTCGACACCGGCATCATCGACAAGACGAAGGTCGGCAGCGTCGACGACGTCATCGCCGAGCGCGCGTACATGCGCTTTTACATGCACCGCACAGGCCACTGGATCGGCATGGACGTGCACGATGCCGGCGAATACCGCGAGGCGGACGGCCCGCGCGACGAAGAAGGCGCGCGGCCGTGGCGTAGGCTCGCGGCGGGCAACATGCTCACCGTGGAGCCGGGTCTGTACGTGCGCGCCGCCGAAGACGTGCCCGAGCGCTATTGGAACATCGGCATTCGCATCGAGGACGATGCGCTCGTCACCGCA